A portion of the Flavobacterium limnophilum genome contains these proteins:
- a CDS encoding dihydroorotase, giving the protein MNRVLIKNAKIVNEGTIFEGDVLIENDLIVEISESISAKSSECQIIDAEGNYLMPGAIDDQVHFREPGLTHKGDIESESRAAVAGGITSFIEQPNTVPNAVTQVLLEEKYQLAADNSFANYSFMMGATNDNLEEVLKTNPKNVAGIKIFLGSSTGNMLVDNEAVLERIFSSTPMLIAVHCEDEQTIKNNLEKYKAEFGDKVPVTVHHLIRSEEACYLSSSKAIALAKKTGARLHIFHLSTAKEMDLFTNKIPLEDKKITAEVCVHHLWFTNDDYETKGNLIKWNPAVKTANDRKALWEALIDGRIDVIATDHAPHTLEEKKKPYLEAPSGGPLVQHAVVAMFEAYHQGKISIEKIVEKMCHNPAKIFKIEKRGFIREGYFADLVIVNSGLPWSVKKENILYKCGWSPFEGFTFKSRITHTFVNGQLVYSAFKVKDIRAGKRLLFDR; this is encoded by the coding sequence ATGAATAGGGTTTTAATCAAGAATGCCAAAATAGTCAATGAGGGAACTATTTTTGAAGGCGATGTTTTAATCGAAAACGACTTGATTGTCGAAATTTCGGAAAGCATCAGCGCAAAATCCTCAGAATGCCAAATCATTGATGCCGAAGGAAATTATTTAATGCCGGGAGCGATTGACGATCAAGTACATTTTAGAGAACCGGGTTTGACCCACAAAGGAGATATCGAATCCGAGTCAAGAGCTGCCGTTGCTGGTGGAATCACTTCGTTCATAGAACAGCCCAATACGGTTCCTAATGCGGTGACGCAAGTTCTTTTGGAAGAAAAATACCAATTGGCTGCCGATAATTCCTTTGCGAATTATTCATTCATGATGGGTGCAACCAATGACAATTTGGAAGAAGTGCTGAAAACAAATCCGAAGAATGTTGCTGGAATAAAAATATTTTTAGGTTCGTCAACAGGAAATATGTTGGTGGATAACGAAGCGGTTTTGGAAAGAATCTTTTCGAGCACGCCGATGTTGATTGCCGTGCATTGCGAAGATGAACAGACCATCAAAAACAATCTGGAAAAATACAAAGCCGAGTTTGGTGATAAAGTTCCGGTAACGGTGCATCATCTTATTCGAAGCGAGGAAGCCTGTTATCTTTCGTCTTCCAAAGCGATTGCCCTTGCCAAAAAAACGGGAGCAAGATTGCATATTTTCCACCTTTCGACAGCCAAGGAAATGGATTTGTTTACCAATAAAATTCCATTGGAAGACAAAAAAATCACTGCCGAAGTTTGTGTGCATCATTTATGGTTTACCAATGATGATTATGAAACCAAAGGCAATTTAATCAAATGGAATCCTGCCGTAAAAACTGCCAATGACAGAAAAGCGTTATGGGAAGCCTTGATTGACGGTAGAATTGACGTTATTGCCACAGATCACGCGCCACATACTTTGGAAGAAAAAAAGAAACCGTATTTGGAAGCTCCTTCTGGAGGGCCATTGGTGCAACACGCCGTTGTGGCTATGTTTGAAGCGTATCATCAAGGGAAAATCAGCATTGAAAAAATTGTCGAAAAAATGTGCCATAACCCTGCCAAGATTTTCAAAATCGAAAAACGAGGATTCATCAGGGAAGGCTATTTTGCCGATTTGGTTATTGTAAATTCAGGTTTGCCTTGGAGCGTAAAAAAAGAAAATATTCTCTATAAATGTGGATGGTCGCCATTTGAAGGATTTACTTTTAAATCCCGAATTACCCATA
- a CDS encoding polyprenol monophosphomannose synthase — protein MNDCIVIIPTYNEIENIESIIRSVLSQHKPFHVLVIDDNSPDHTANKVEMLQTEFEGRLFLEKRTGKLGLGTAYVHGFKWALERKYDFVFEMDADFSHNPNDLEKLYDACHFGGADLAIGSRYVTGVNVVNWPLSRVLMSYFASVYVQFITGMKIHDATAGFICYKRQVLEGINLDRIKFVGYAFQIEMKYRTYCKKFDITEVPIIFTDRTKGQSKMSSAIFKEAVLGVIALRLKKLVNTL, from the coding sequence ATGAACGATTGTATTGTTATAATTCCTACCTATAACGAAATTGAAAACATCGAAAGCATCATTAGGTCAGTGCTTTCACAGCATAAACCTTTTCATGTCCTTGTCATAGACGACAACTCTCCAGATCATACCGCCAACAAAGTCGAGATGCTGCAAACGGAATTTGAAGGCAGATTATTCTTGGAAAAAAGGACGGGAAAGTTGGGTTTGGGAACGGCTTATGTTCATGGTTTCAAATGGGCTTTAGAACGGAAATATGATTTTGTTTTCGAAATGGATGCCGATTTTTCGCATAATCCAAACGACTTGGAAAAATTATACGATGCCTGTCATTTCGGAGGTGCTGATTTAGCGATTGGTTCTCGTTATGTAACTGGTGTAAATGTGGTAAACTGGCCATTAAGCCGTGTTTTGATGTCCTATTTTGCATCGGTTTATGTGCAATTTATCACGGGAATGAAAATCCATGATGCCACGGCAGGATTTATTTGTTACAAAAGACAAGTGCTCGAAGGAATTAATTTGGATAGAATAAAATTCGTTGGTTATGCCTTTCAAATTGAAATGAAATACAGGACTTATTGCAAAAAATTCGACATTACCGAAGTGCCCATCATTTTCACCGACAGAACAAAAGGGCAGTCAAAAATGAGTAGTGCCATTTTCAAAGAAGCCGTTTTGGGAGTTATTGCACTTCGTTTAAAAAAATTAGTTAACACCTTGTAG
- a CDS encoding DUF4271 domain-containing protein, whose translation MVENVLHLRVIENKDWATVLFVLSFATIALTKSTFENRFADFARLIYSDKYTNIYKDSSNLKSSFTISLFFVQIISLAFFIQLSLAFFGYASKTDWILYIQIITFLIFFVLSKFLIEKIIATAFDIEEFVEQFNLQKVTFRTYIGLFILPINIILFYYDSISRNFLTIIIATILIANILTYLVSIKNYQNIIFGKLFYFILYLCALEIAPYYFMYYWFTKGIA comes from the coding sequence ATGGTAGAGAATGTACTTCATTTAAGGGTAATCGAGAATAAAGATTGGGCAACGGTCTTGTTCGTGCTTTCATTTGCCACTATTGCATTAACAAAATCGACATTTGAGAATCGATTTGCCGACTTTGCAAGATTAATCTATTCTGACAAATACACCAATATTTACAAAGACAGTAGCAATCTTAAAAGCAGCTTCACTATCTCGTTGTTTTTTGTCCAAATTATTTCTTTGGCTTTCTTCATACAGCTTTCTCTCGCCTTTTTTGGATATGCCTCAAAAACCGATTGGATTCTGTACATTCAAATAATTACATTCTTGATTTTCTTCGTTTTATCAAAATTTTTGATTGAAAAAATCATTGCCACAGCATTCGATATTGAAGAATTTGTGGAGCAATTCAACCTCCAAAAGGTTACTTTCAGAACTTATATCGGATTATTTATACTTCCAATCAATATTATTTTGTTCTATTACGACTCCATTTCGAGAAATTTTTTGACTATTATAATTGCTACAATTTTAATAGCCAATATATTAACTTATTTGGTTTCAATAAAAAACTATCAAAATATAATATTCGGCAAGTTATTTTATTTTATTTTATATCTTTGCGCTCTCGAAATAGCACCGTATTATTTCATGTATTATTGGTTTACAAAAGGTATTGCTTAG
- a CDS encoding uroporphyrinogen-III synthase: protein MKVKTILVSQPEPKVENSPYFELQQKHKVKIDFRPFIHVEGVSAKEIRLQKIDLNHYTAIILTSKNAVDHFFRVADEMRYKVPEGLKYFCQSEAIAFYLQKYVVYRKRKIYVGPKDFADLSPLIKKYKDEKFLLPASDQLNADAPITLNALKVDWTPAVFYKTVISDLSDLADVYYDVLAFFSPTGIKSLFTNFPDFEQNNTRIAVFGSTTQKEALDKGLRVDIMAPTPGTPSMTMALEKYIAEANKGK from the coding sequence ATGAAAGTGAAAACAATTTTGGTGTCACAGCCCGAACCTAAAGTGGAGAATTCTCCATACTTTGAGTTGCAACAAAAGCATAAAGTAAAAATTGATTTCAGGCCTTTTATTCATGTAGAAGGAGTCAGCGCAAAAGAAATTAGACTTCAAAAAATTGATCTCAACCACTACACGGCCATTATTTTAACAAGTAAAAATGCCGTCGATCACTTCTTTAGAGTAGCCGACGAAATGCGCTACAAAGTTCCCGAAGGATTAAAATATTTCTGCCAATCTGAGGCAATAGCTTTTTATCTTCAAAAATACGTGGTTTACAGAAAACGTAAAATATACGTTGGTCCGAAAGATTTTGCCGATTTGTCGCCATTGATCAAGAAATACAAAGACGAGAAATTCTTGTTGCCAGCTTCAGACCAACTGAATGCCGATGCACCAATAACGCTTAACGCTTTGAAAGTAGATTGGACTCCAGCGGTTTTTTACAAAACCGTTATCAGCGATTTATCTGATTTGGCCGATGTTTATTATGACGTTTTGGCTTTCTTTAGTCCAACCGGAATAAAATCATTGTTTACCAATTTCCCTGATTTCGAGCAAAACAATACCAGAATTGCCGTTTTCGGAAGCACAACCCAGAAAGAAGCTTTGGACAAAGGATTAAGAGTTGACATTATGGCTCCAACTCCCGGAACACCTTCGATGACAATGGCTTTGGAAAAATATATAGCTGAAGCCAACAAAGGAAAATAA
- a CDS encoding zinc metallopeptidase — MLGFSLPSMILMGGIMLASWLVSSRLKSKFEKYSKLHLQNGMSGQEIAEKMLADHGIRDVRVISVAGQLTDHYNPVDKTVNLSEAVFNQRNAAAAAVAAHECGHAVQHATAYSWLTLRSQLVPVVNIASTYMQWILLAGILMINSFPSLLLIGIVIFAATTLFSIVTLPVEYDASNRALAWLENKRMLNQQEHAGAKDALKWAARTYVVAALGSIATLMYYISIYMGRRD; from the coding sequence ATGTTAGGATTTAGTTTGCCATCGATGATTTTAATGGGCGGTATCATGCTAGCAAGCTGGTTAGTAAGCTCAAGATTAAAAAGCAAGTTTGAAAAATACTCCAAATTGCATTTGCAAAACGGAATGTCTGGACAGGAAATCGCCGAAAAAATGCTGGCCGATCACGGAATTCGTGACGTAAGAGTGATTTCGGTAGCAGGACAATTGACGGATCATTACAATCCAGTCGATAAAACCGTCAACCTGAGTGAAGCGGTTTTTAACCAAAGAAATGCTGCTGCCGCTGCGGTTGCTGCTCACGAATGTGGTCATGCCGTGCAACATGCTACAGCTTATAGTTGGTTGACTTTACGTTCTCAACTGGTTCCAGTAGTAAATATTGCATCCACTTATATGCAATGGATTTTGCTTGCAGGAATCCTGATGATTAATTCTTTCCCATCGCTTCTGTTGATTGGAATCGTGATTTTTGCGGCAACTACCTTGTTTTCGATAGTGACTTTGCCGGTAGAATATGATGCGAGTAATCGTGCCTTGGCTTGGTTGGAAAACAAAAGAATGTTGAATCAGCAAGAACACGCTGGGGCAAAAGACGCCTTGAAATGGGCTGCGAGAACTTATGTTGTTGCCGCTTTGGGCTCCATCGCTACCTTGATGTATTACATTTCTATTTATATGGGAAGACGAGATTAA
- a CDS encoding leucine--tRNA ligase, whose product MKYNPNEIEAKWQKHWADNQTFAAENNSEKPKYYVLDMFPYPSGAGLHVGHPLGYIASDVYSRYKRHRGFNVLHPMGYDSFGLPAEQYAIQTGQRPEDTTSVNIDGGVDKEGNKIAGYRKQLDKIGFSFDWSREVRTSNPDYYKHTQWIFIQLFNSWYNKNTDKAEDISTLVSIFATEGNANVNAVCDDNIQVFSSSEWNAFSSDEQQKILLQYRLTYLAETEVNWCPGLGTVLANDEIVNGVSERGGFPVIRKKMTQWSMRISAYAERLLQGLNDIDWSESIKESQRNWIGKSVGAMVSFAVKPHPQPLSKGEGGQAVEKGYMTANASIASQLVGNARENRKNQTEAEDVLWQEVRNSNLGYKIRRQHYIGNFIVDFVSLDKKLIIEVDGGYHETKEQIELDEQRTLELEQKHLYKVIRFTNEEVLNDIKSVLSKIKEELSLRNSYKTDEELAPLSSGEGSGVRFIDVFTTRPDTIFGVTFMTLAPEHELVAQITTPEQKAEVEAYIEKTAKRSERERMADVKTISGVFTGAYAEHPFTKEPIPVWIGDYVLAGYGTGAVMAVPCGDERDYAFANFFKGQNGMQEIKNIFDKDISEAAFGAKEGFQLVDSDFLNGLGYKEATKKVIAALEDINQGKGKINYRLRDAVFSRQRYWGEPFPVYYVNGLPQMIDAKHLPIVLPEVEKYLPTEDGLPPLGNANVWAWDSVNNKVVNTNLVDNTTIFPLELNTMPGWAGSSWYWMRYMDAHNENEFASQEALKYWESVDLYIGGSEHATGHLLYSRFWNKFLKDKGFAPTEEPFKKLINQGMILGMSAFVNMIGFNLLVSKKPIQKIEGEKGTLANQVQTRLSEDDENFEKINQIISKIEIVKDTYFSSDIVSELKNSDELLKKISDEFVTPIISELDENGFTSDKYNVVFSPFSPLKTYRLHVPVNYVNGNDELDFEKLKTNDYHFRDAKFIIKNEKFIVSREIEKMSKSKYNVVTPDDICNEYGADTLRLYEMFLGPLEQAKPWNTAGISGVFGFLKKLWRLYFDENGLIVNNDTPTKDNLKSLHKTIKKVAEDIEGFSFNTSVSQFMICVNELSTQNCHSRAILEPLAILISPYAPHIAEELWAQLGNSGSISTVEFPVFEEKHLVESEKEYPVSFNGKMRFTMVLPLDLTKEQIEEIVMKDERTIKQLDGKTPNKVIIVPGKIINLVG is encoded by the coding sequence ATGAAATACAATCCGAACGAAATAGAAGCCAAATGGCAAAAACATTGGGCAGACAATCAAACTTTTGCAGCCGAAAATAACTCCGAAAAACCAAAATATTATGTTTTGGATATGTTTCCTTATCCGTCTGGAGCGGGATTGCATGTGGGACATCCGCTGGGTTACATCGCTTCGGATGTGTATTCGAGATACAAAAGACATCGCGGATTCAATGTTTTGCACCCAATGGGTTACGACAGTTTTGGATTGCCGGCCGAACAATATGCCATACAAACCGGTCAGCGTCCGGAAGACACGACTTCGGTAAATATTGACGGAGGCGTGGACAAAGAAGGAAACAAAATTGCGGGTTACCGTAAACAATTGGACAAAATTGGATTCTCCTTCGATTGGAGTCGTGAAGTGCGTACTTCGAATCCCGATTACTACAAACACACACAATGGATTTTTATCCAATTATTCAATTCGTGGTACAATAAAAATACGGACAAAGCCGAAGACATTTCGACCTTGGTTTCCATTTTTGCAACAGAAGGAAATGCGAATGTAAATGCCGTTTGTGACGACAATATCCAAGTTTTTTCATCAAGCGAATGGAACGCATTTTCGTCAGACGAGCAACAAAAAATACTATTACAATACCGATTAACCTATTTAGCCGAAACCGAAGTGAACTGGTGTCCGGGATTGGGAACGGTTTTAGCCAATGACGAAATCGTGAATGGCGTTTCAGAACGTGGTGGATTTCCGGTTATTCGCAAAAAAATGACCCAATGGAGTATGCGAATTTCTGCTTATGCGGAACGTTTGCTTCAAGGTTTAAATGATATTGATTGGAGCGAAAGCATCAAGGAAAGCCAAAGAAACTGGATTGGAAAATCGGTTGGAGCGATGGTTTCTTTTGCTGTAAAACCTCACCCCCAACCCCTCTCCAAAGGAGAGGGGGGGCAAGCTGTTGAGAAGGGATATATGACAGCTAATGCTTCTATTGCTTCGCAACTGGTTGGAAATGCTAGGGAGAATCGTAAGAATCAAACTGAAGCCGAAGATGTACTTTGGCAAGAAGTTAGAAATTCGAATCTAGGATATAAAATAAGAAGACAACATTATATTGGAAATTTTATTGTTGATTTTGTTTCTCTTGATAAAAAATTAATTATTGAAGTTGACGGAGGTTATCACGAGACAAAAGAACAAATTGAATTAGATGAACAACGAACTTTAGAATTAGAGCAAAAACATCTTTACAAAGTAATTCGCTTTACTAATGAAGAAGTTTTAAATGACATCAAATCTGTTTTATCAAAGATAAAAGAAGAATTAAGCCTGCGAAATTCATACAAGACAGACGAGGAGCTCGCTCCCCTCTCCTCTGGAGAGGGGTCGGGGGTGAGGTTTATTGACGTATTCACCACTCGTCCCGACACCATCTTCGGAGTGACGTTTATGACATTGGCACCAGAACACGAATTGGTAGCCCAAATCACGACTCCTGAACAAAAAGCTGAAGTGGAAGCTTACATCGAAAAAACCGCAAAACGTTCTGAAAGAGAGCGTATGGCGGATGTAAAAACCATTTCGGGAGTTTTCACGGGAGCGTATGCCGAGCATCCGTTTACCAAAGAGCCAATTCCGGTTTGGATTGGCGATTATGTTTTGGCAGGTTACGGAACAGGTGCCGTGATGGCAGTTCCTTGTGGAGACGAAAGAGATTATGCTTTTGCGAATTTCTTCAAAGGTCAAAACGGAATGCAGGAAATCAAAAATATTTTTGATAAAGATATTTCAGAAGCCGCTTTTGGAGCCAAAGAAGGTTTTCAATTAGTAGATTCTGATTTCTTGAATGGATTAGGATACAAAGAAGCGACCAAAAAAGTGATTGCTGCATTAGAAGACATAAACCAAGGAAAAGGGAAAATTAATTACCGTTTGCGTGATGCCGTTTTCTCCCGCCAAAGATATTGGGGCGAACCGTTTCCTGTGTATTACGTGAATGGCTTGCCGCAAATGATTGATGCGAAACATTTGCCAATCGTATTGCCGGAAGTGGAGAAATATTTGCCAACCGAAGATGGATTGCCTCCATTAGGAAATGCTAATGTTTGGGCTTGGGATAGTGTAAATAATAAAGTTGTCAATACAAATTTGGTTGACAACACGACTATTTTTCCTTTAGAATTGAACACAATGCCAGGTTGGGCGGGAAGTTCTTGGTATTGGATGCGTTATATGGATGCGCACAACGAAAACGAATTTGCAAGCCAAGAGGCTTTGAAATATTGGGAAAGCGTGGATTTATACATTGGCGGAAGCGAACACGCCACCGGTCATTTATTGTATTCCCGTTTTTGGAACAAATTCTTAAAAGATAAAGGCTTTGCACCAACCGAAGAACCCTTCAAAAAACTGATTAATCAGGGAATGATTTTGGGGATGAGTGCGTTTGTAAATATGATTGGTTTTAATTTACTAGTTTCTAAAAAACCAATCCAAAAAATTGAAGGAGAAAAAGGGACTTTAGCTAATCAAGTTCAAACTCGATTAAGTGAAGATGATGAGAATTTTGAAAAGATTAATCAAATAATTAGCAAAATTGAAATAGTAAAAGATACATATTTTTCTTCTGATATTGTTTCAGAATTGAAAAATTCTGATGAATTGCTTAAAAAAATTTCTGATGAATTTGTAACTCCTATCATTAGTGAATTAGATGAGAATGGTTTTACTTCAGATAAATATAATGTTGTATTTTCTCCATTTTCTCCATTGAAAACTTACAGGTTACACGTTCCTGTGAATTATGTAAATGGAAATGATGAATTAGATTTTGAAAAATTGAAAACAAATGATTATCATTTTAGGGACGCTAAATTTATAATTAAAAACGAAAAATTCATTGTTTCTCGAGAAATCGAAAAAATGTCGAAATCGAAATACAATGTGGTAACTCCAGATGATATTTGTAACGAATACGGAGCGGATACTTTACGTTTGTATGAAATGTTTTTAGGGCCATTGGAACAAGCGAAACCTTGGAACACGGCAGGAATTTCGGGAGTCTTTGGTTTCCTTAAAAAATTATGGCGTTTGTATTTTGACGAAAATGGTTTAATCGTAAACAACGACACGCCAACAAAAGACAACTTAAAATCATTACACAAAACCATCAAAAAAGTGGCAGAAGATATTGAAGGTTTCTCTTTCAACACTTCGGTTTCGCAGTTTATGATTTGCGTGAATGAATTGTCAACGCAAAATTGTCATTCGCGCGCGATTTTAGAACCATTAGCGATTTTGATTTCGCCTTATGCACCTCACATTGCCGAAGAATTGTGGGCTCAATTAGGAAATTCAGGTTCGATTTCAACTGTTGAATTCCCGGTTTTTGAAGAAAAGCATTTGGTGGAATCAGAGAAAGAATATCCGGTTTCTTTCAACGGAAAAATGCGTTTTACAATGGTTTTACCTTTGGATTTAACCAAAGAACAAATTGAGGAAATCGTGATGAAAGACGAAAGAACCATCAAACAATTGGACGGAAAAACACCAAACAAGGTGATTATTGTTCCAGGGAAGATTATTAACTTGGTTGGGTAA
- a CDS encoding cell division protein FtsX, which translates to MASNFDKFQKRRLISSYFSVVLSVFLVLFLLGILGFFIINSKKLADDFKEEIAMTVFFKNEANDSILKAFGKELKTTPFSKSFVYVSKEQAAKLHTDIIGEDFITFLGENPLQNSYDIHLKADYVVRDSITKIESRLRKNAMISDIVYDKQLVNLVNDNIKKVSMWILIISGFLTVIAVLLINSSLRLSIYSNRFIIKTMQMVGATKAFIRKPFVMRSVKLGMIGAGLAIIALIGVLIYIETNFPGLGILEDKLLVALVLLLVFGAGVLITWISTYFATQRFLNLRTDDLY; encoded by the coding sequence ATGGCTTCTAACTTTGATAAATTTCAAAAACGCAGGTTAATTTCCTCCTATTTTTCGGTAGTATTAAGTGTATTCTTGGTATTGTTTCTATTAGGAATACTGGGGTTTTTCATTATAAATTCCAAAAAACTGGCTGACGATTTCAAGGAAGAAATTGCCATGACGGTGTTTTTCAAGAACGAAGCGAACGACAGCATTTTGAAGGCTTTTGGAAAAGAACTCAAAACGACTCCTTTTTCAAAATCGTTCGTATATGTCTCAAAAGAACAGGCGGCAAAACTACATACTGATATTATTGGCGAAGACTTCATAACGTTCTTGGGAGAAAATCCTTTGCAAAACTCCTATGACATCCATTTAAAAGCGGATTATGTAGTTAGGGACAGCATCACAAAAATAGAAAGTCGCTTGCGAAAAAACGCCATGATTTCGGATATTGTTTATGACAAACAATTGGTGAATTTGGTCAACGACAACATCAAAAAAGTGAGTATGTGGATATTAATAATTAGCGGCTTCTTGACTGTCATCGCCGTTTTATTGATCAACAGCTCTTTGCGTTTGTCCATTTATTCCAACCGATTTATCATTAAAACAATGCAAATGGTAGGCGCCACTAAAGCATTTATCCGAAAACCATTTGTGATGCGAAGTGTCAAATTAGGCATGATTGGTGCAGGATTGGCCATTATTGCACTAATTGGAGTTTTGATTTATATTGAAACTAATTTCCCCGGTTTAGGAATACTTGAGGACAAATTGCTTGTTGCCTTGGTTTTGCTGCTAGTCTTTGGAGCTGGCGTTTTGATTACTTGGATAAGCACCTATTTTGCAACACAACGATTCTTGAACTTAAGAACAGACGATTTATATTAG
- a CDS encoding DUF3098 domain-containing protein: MKKEEQKHEFLFEKVNYKILLIGIAVIALGFILMSGGGSDDPNVFNEEIFNFRRIRLAPTTVLIGFGITIYAILKNPKK, translated from the coding sequence ATGAAAAAAGAAGAACAAAAACACGAATTCCTTTTTGAGAAAGTAAATTATAAAATCCTATTGATTGGTATCGCGGTAATAGCCCTTGGATTTATATTGATGTCCGGCGGCGGAAGTGACGATCCTAATGTATTCAACGAAGAAATTTTCAACTTTAGAAGAATCCGTTTGGCTCCGACTACCGTTTTAATTGGTTTTGGAATCACGATTTATGCCATTCTGAAAAACCCTAAAAAATAG
- a CDS encoding undecaprenyl-diphosphate phosphatase: MNTFQAIIIAIIEGLTEYLPISSTAHMIFTSSYFGIQEDDFVKLFQVSIQFGAILAVVVLYWKKFLAFPTLKIGINFYTKLAFAVIPALVLGKLFDDKIEAVLGDPIPIAIVLILGGVILLFVDQYFKDKTTIVNEEDITVKKAVTIGFWQCLAMMPGTSRSAASIIGGMQQGLSRNTAAEFSFFLAVPTMLAVTCYSVFLKTYETSQMKGYELILKSNDNIMMFLIGNVVAFVVAILAIKFFIGIINKYGFKPWGWYRIIMGTFLLIYFSYLK, from the coding sequence ATGAATACATTTCAAGCAATCATTATTGCCATTATTGAAGGATTAACCGAATATCTTCCTATTTCTTCAACAGCCCACATGATTTTCACGAGTTCCTATTTTGGAATCCAGGAAGATGATTTCGTGAAACTTTTTCAAGTATCTATTCAATTTGGAGCCATTTTGGCCGTCGTGGTTTTGTATTGGAAGAAATTCTTGGCTTTCCCTACTCTAAAAATCGGAATTAATTTTTATACCAAATTGGCTTTTGCCGTAATTCCAGCCTTGGTCTTGGGAAAATTATTCGACGACAAAATTGAAGCTGTTTTGGGAGACCCAATTCCTATTGCAATTGTATTGATTCTGGGCGGGGTGATTTTGCTTTTTGTTGACCAATATTTCAAGGACAAAACTACTATTGTAAACGAAGAAGACATTACCGTTAAAAAAGCGGTGACAATTGGTTTTTGGCAATGTTTGGCCATGATGCCCGGAACAAGCCGGTCTGCAGCTTCCATCATTGGCGGAATGCAACAAGGATTGTCGCGGAATACGGCAGCGGAATTTTCATTTTTCCTGGCAGTTCCGACAATGTTGGCAGTTACTTGTTATTCGGTGTTTCTGAAAACCTATGAAACTTCACAAATGAAAGGTTATGAACTGATTTTAAAATCAAACGACAATATCATGATGTTTTTGATTGGAAATGTAGTTGCTTTTGTAGTTGCGATTTTAGCCATCAAGTTTTTTATTGGAATTATCAATAAATACGGCTTTAAACCTTGGGGTTGGTACCGAATTATTATGGGTACGTTTTTGTTGATTTACTTTTCATACCTAAAATAA
- the truB gene encoding tRNA pseudouridine(55) synthase TruB: MKTAEDFLNGQIILIDKPLHWTSFQAVNKLKYALINKLGLPKKFKIGHAGTLDPLASGLLLVCTGKFTKRITELQGQAKEYTGTFHIGATTPSYDLETEIDQTFDISHINQTLIHETVKQFLGEIDQKPPIFSAIKKDGVRLYEHARAGETIEIASRKTTIHEFEITRIALPEIDFRVVCSKGTYIRSLAYDFGKTMNSGSHLTVLRRTKIGDYDVTNAIDVNLFEQSLSL, from the coding sequence TTGAAAACTGCCGAAGATTTTTTGAATGGACAAATTATCCTAATTGACAAGCCATTGCATTGGACTTCATTTCAGGCGGTCAACAAACTAAAATATGCTTTAATCAACAAGTTGGGACTTCCCAAGAAATTCAAAATTGGACATGCCGGAACTTTAGATCCGTTGGCAAGCGGATTATTGCTGGTTTGCACCGGAAAATTCACAAAAAGGATTACCGAACTTCAGGGTCAAGCCAAAGAATATACGGGAACTTTTCACATTGGAGCCACCACGCCTTCCTATGATTTAGAAACCGAAATAGACCAAACTTTCGATATTTCGCATATTAACCAAACCTTGATTCACGAAACCGTGAAACAATTTCTGGGTGAAATTGACCAAAAACCACCTATTTTTTCGGCCATAAAAAAGGACGGTGTTCGATTGTATGAACACGCTCGTGCCGGAGAAACCATAGAAATAGCCAGTCGAAAAACCACCATTCACGAATTCGAAATTACCCGAATTGCACTTCCTGAAATCGACTTTAGAGTCGTTTGCAGCAAGGGAACCTACATTCGTTCCTTGGCTTATGATTTTGGCAAAACAATGAATTCAGGCTCACACTTGACGGTGTTGCGCAGGACAAAAATTGGAGATTATGACGTGACTAATGCCATAGACGTGAATTTGTTTGAACAAAGTTTATCCCTTTAA